GAAAAGTGGCTATGGATTAGATCGTGAAACAGAGCTGAAACAATTACAAGTGGCGAAAGAGCTTCAAAAAAATCATCAGATAGATATTGTTTCAACGTTTTTAGGAGCACATGCGATCCCGAAAACACATAAAGGAAATCCAGAGCTATTTTTAGAAGAAATGCTAGCCATGCTAGATGAAATTAAAAATCTTGAACTAGCAGAGTTTGTAGATATTTTTACAGAAACAGGGGTATTTACAGTTGAACAATCTCGTGAATATCTAAGAAAAGCCAAGGAAAAAGGCTTTGATTTGAAAATTCATGCTGATGAAATTGATCCGCTTGGCGGGACGGAAATGGCAGCTTCCTTAGGAGCAATTTCAGCAGATCATCTTGTTGGTGCTTCTAACGAAGGGATTCGTTTGTTAGCTGAGAATGGTACCATTGCTGTTTTGTTACCAGGAACAACATTTTATCTGGGAAAAAGTTCATTTGCTAGAGCAAGAGAGATGATTGAGCAAGGTGTTACAGTCTCATTAGCGACTGATTTTAACCCAGGTAGCTCACCGACTGAGAATTTACAGTTGATTATGTCGATTGCAGCATTGCAATTGAAAATGTCCCCAGAGGAAATTTGGAATGCGGTAACAGTAAATGCAGCTCACGCCATTGGTCGAGGTAACGAAGCAGGACAGTTAGCAGTTGGTAGAAAAGCAGATATCGTGATTTGGGATGCACCAAACTATTTATATATTCCTTATCATTATGGAGTCAACCATGTGAACAAAGTGATTAAAAATGGAAAGGTAGTTACTGAAAGGATGAAAATTCGTGAGTAGTTTTCAGTATCTAAAGCCCACAGGCTCACCTTTTGTTGACCGGCATGTGACACGTTTTTCTGATATCGTAAAGCCATGGAATGAACAAGAAATTGTTGGAGTTGGAATTGTTGGTGCGCCTCTTTCAAAATCATCAATAAGTCACTCTGGAGCGCATCTTGCTCCAAGTACGATTCGTAAGGCATTCTCGGCATTTACGACATACTCTATTGAAGATGATTGCGAGTTAAGTAGTTTTGAAATTCAGGATCTTGGTGATATTGTCATGCACGTAACAGACATCGTTCACTCACAAGATCGAATATATAAAACCCTGTCAGAGATTTACGCGACGAATCGTAAATTTCTCCCTATTATCCTTGGTGGTGATAATTCAATTACTTACCCAAGTATAAAGGCATTCTCCAAAGCTAAGGGTCGGGTCGGAGTAATCCAATTTGATGCTCATCACGATGTTCGTAATCTCGAAGATGGTGGTACAACAAATGGAACACCATTTCGAAGCTTACTAGAAAGTAATACAATTCTAGGTGAAAATTTAGTTCAAATCGGTATCCGTGATTTTTCAAATAGTAAGTTTTATCGTAAGTATGTCGACAGTCATGGAGTTACCGTTTTTACAATGAAGAATGTCCGCGAAAGACGAATAACTGAGATGATTGATGAGGCACTTCAAATGATGAAAGGTCAAGTAGATGTCATCTATGTCTCGCTAGATATGGATGTTGTTGATCAAGCTGAGGCACCGGGTTGCCCAGCGATTGGACCTGGTGGCATGAGTGCTGCTACATTAATTGAGGCTATTACTTATTTAGGTGAACAGCCAAAAGTTCAAGGCTTAGAAATCGTAGAGATTGATCCAACTGTGGATTTTCGCGACATGACAAGTCGATTAGCAGCACATGTGATCCTTCATTTTTTAAAAGGGAAGGCGAGAATAAAGTAATATCTGGTGGCCGTATGGAGATTCTATACGGCTATTTTTTTGGTTGAGTAATAATTGCCGCATTGGAATTTTCTGTTAAAATAGTAATAACAAATGTAGATGTGAAGTGGGGTAAACCAATGGGATACATTGAAGAGCTAAGACAGCTTGTTGGCCATAGACCGTTAATATTCGTAGGTTCCGTTGTGGTCATTTTTGACGAAAAGGGAAGAGTGTTATTACAACAACGCCGGTTCCCTAATGGAGTGTGGGGGTTGCCAGGTGGGTTAATGGAATTAGGTGAGTCTACTGAGGACGTTGCTAAACGTGAGGTTTTTGAAGAGACAGGATTACGAATTGACAACTTACAACTAATTAACGTCTACTCCGGACCTGATCAATTTATCGTCGCTGAAAATGGCGATCAATTTTATGTAGTCACGGTTGCTTATCATACAAACCAGTATCAAGGCCCGCTAAAGATTGACGAAACAGAGTCGATAAAACTGGAATTTGTCTATCAGGATCAGTTACCAGAAAAAATGGTGAAAAGCCATAGAGTTATCTTGAATGAGTTTTTTACAAAATAAATTTGGTTAACGTTATTAGGGTGAACATTCAATATTTTGAAACTTCTTGGTCGCCATGCCCGTATGTTTTATAAAAAGTTAACTGGGGTGAAGTAAATGAACAAGCAGGAGAATTATGTGGACGAAAAAAAGAATAGTTTTATTGAATATCTCTTGGATACATTCCCTTCTTTGTTTCTAGAATTTTTGTTTTCTATACCAAGATTTCTAGTTAGTTTGCTGAGGGTTTTCTTCTAGTAGTAGCCTTAGAGTGGTGGGCTTAAATGAAGTTAAGAGGTTTAGTACTGTTTTTTTGGCGTTCGTTACTACTAAGTTCTATTGCAATTCTCTTTAAACCTTGAAAGTGCATAACAGGAGATACAAGGCGATAGGGTTCTACTCTACGTCTTTTTGTCTTTTGCGAACTTTCCCTAAAAAATACAACAAAAGTCGACAAATGTTCCCAATAGTAAAGTATAATAGAGGAAAGGTTATTTTAGAGTCAAATTATTCTAGTAAAATCAGCATGTGGGGATTGGAGAGGCATTTGTGTGAATATTAAATCTATTAGAAGTCAAATGCTCATATATTTTATTGTGGCTTTACTTGCATTATTTGGCTTTCTAATCTACGTAGTTGATAAAGAATTACAAAAGCTACCAGAGCATATGATGCTACAATATCAAGAAATCGCTAATGCGAGAGCGGATGAAATAGATAAAGAACTACATAGTTTTATACAAGAAGTGAAAATGGTTTCCCAGTCTCCGGTTGTACAATCTATGGACCTAGATGTGATTAAAGACTATCTACCTAAGCTTGTCCTTGATGGGCAACATAGAAATATGACCATTGCTAAAACAGATGGGGAAGGTTGGACTACGCTTGGTAATTCCATCGATATTTCTGATCAAGAACAATTCCAGAAGATTATAGTAGAAGGCAATCCTTCTTGGATTTCTCAGCCATTTATTAGTCCTTATGCAGACACAGATATCCCCATCATCATCATTTCTCATGAAGTTAAGAGAAATGAAGAGATTGTTGGACTTGTAAATATTGTAATCAGTAATGAGTTCTTAAATAAAGTGGTTCAAAACATCAATTTAGGTAATACAGGACTTGCATGGATTGTTGACAGAGAAGGAAATATTGTTGCTCATGCAGACAGTTCAGTCGGATTTAACCGGCATATCTCAGAGTTTATTCCCAACAATCATACCTATACAGAAGCATTCAATCCAGGTAATGGCTTAGGCTGGCTACAGCATAATAATGTTCAAGGTAAAGAAATAGTGACTTTTTATAAAAGTATGGATAGTTCTCCTGGATGGACGTTATTATTATCCATTAACAATGAAGAATTGCTAAAAGAAGTAAGCAATGCACGCGTAAGCATTATTTTGTTCTTTATTTTAGGCATTGTCTTAATGAGTATCTTCGCTTTTTATTACACTACAACGATTTCAAAACCGATTTTGCATTTAAAAAAGGTATTTGAAAAAGCAGAAACAGGAAACTTAAATGTTGTCGCAGATGAGACAGTTAAAAATGAAGTAGGAGCAGCAGCGAAGAGTTTTAATAAGATGCTCACTCAGCTAAGGAAACTTACCTATCGGGACTCACTAACAAATTTACACAACCTTAATGGTTTTTTACTAGAATTACCTGACCGAGCAAAGCAGTTGAAGAAGAAGTATTCCAATATTGCTATTGTTGTCGTTTCGTTAGATGATTTTAAACGCATCAACAGTATCAGTGGTTATACAGGAGGCAATCTGGTTCTATTAAAACTAGCTAAGCTATTATCGGAGTTCGTTAAAGAGGAAGAAGGCTTAGGAAGGTACTTTGGAGACGAATTTATCTTATTGTTAAAGGGCGACTCTTTAGAGAAGATCGAAGAAAGAATTCAGTTGCTATGGGATAAATGTAGTACGGAAATGACAATCAATGATACTGAGTATCGTCTAAGAGTTTCAATTGGAGTTGCGATAACTGATAATCCTCTCATAAAGGTTGAGGACATTGTAAATGAAGCGAACATCGCCAAGGTCCAAGCAAAAAAACAAGGCGGTAATCGTTATCAGTTTTTTGATCAGAATATCGATCGGGCAATTAAAATTGAACAAAAAGTAGAGAATGCTTTGTTTCATGCTATTGAAAAAAATGAATTATATTTAGTGTTTCAACCAATCGTCGATTTAAAAACAAATACGATTATTGGTACAGAAGCATTAATTAGATGGGACCATGACTATTTTAAACAAATAACCCCTCTTAAACTAATAGAAATTGCTGAACAATCGGGGCTAATTGTCGATATTGGAAAATGGGTACTTAGGGAAGCTTTAAAGCAGAATAAAAAATGGCATGATCTTGGTTACTCGTCAATGTTTGTATCTGTTAACATTTCTGCAATTCAATTTGATCAACCTAACTTTGTCTCTATGGTAAAATCAATCTTAGAAGAAACGTCAATGTCGCCGGAATTTCTAGAGTTAGAGGTAACTGAAACGAATGCGATGACAATGGTAGATGAAAAACTTGCGAAGATGAGTAAGTTAAAAGAGATGGGAATTCGAATTGCCATTGATGACTTTGGGACTGGATATTCTTCATTAGCATATTTTACCAGATTCCCAATTAATACACTGAAGATTGATCGTTCATTTGTAAATGAAATTTACCATGATGAAAATGCGAAAACAATTATTACAACAATCATTAACATGGCAAAAACGATAAATATTGCAACCACAGCAGAGGGCGTAGAAACTTTCGATCAAGTTAAGTTTCTGGAGGAACAGGGGTGCGATAAAATTCAAGGATTTTTAATTAGCAGGCCGGTAAATCCAGAAGATATTGAGGAATTATTTAAAAATAAAGAGCTAAGTAAGAGAATCGAGGCTTAGAAAATTTAAGCCTTATTTTTTTAATTGGAATTTTTTAAAAAATATGACTAATTAAGAGAAAAGTAGTATAATTACATAGGTATACAAACTAAATTAATTATTTACATTTACTATATAAAATTTAAGATTCGGTTTGTGGAGGGAAGACACTTGGACGAAATAGTAAAAGAATATGAGCCCCTACTCATTGACTGTGGTGAAACAGAGGAAAAAATACAGTTATTAAACAAACTTTCAGAGGAATTGGAACGTCGCAAACCTCTTCACTCACTAGCTTTATCGGAAAAGGCCTTAGAACTTTCAATAGAAGATGGGTACGAAAAAGGTACTGTGAAAAGTCTATTGCACATTGGTAGAAGTTTATGGCTAACGGGAGAGCTTGAAAAAGCACTTGAACGGTTACTAGACGGATTAACTAGGGTTAGAAAGCTGAATGATGAGCTTGAATATGAGGTAGAATTTCTTAATGCCTTAGGAAACGTAAATCTATATACAAAAATATATGATCGTGCCCTTGAATACTACGGACAAGCCTTAAATTTAGCGACAGCTATTAAGTATGACAAGCTAATTGCCGGATTATTGAATAATATTGGTGAAATTCATTACCAACTACATGACTACACGATCTCTTTAAAATATTATGAGGATAGTCTGAAGAAATTCGAGGAACAAGGTGACAGAGTTGCTCAAACTGTTCCTTTGATTAACTTAGGTGCAGCAAATTTAAGCATTGAAAACTATGCTGAAGCAGAAAAGTATTTCCGTCGTTGTTTACAGATCAGTATTGAAGAAAAAGATGGTTTACGTGAAAGTGGTGTCTTGCACCAACTAGGTAGGCTGGCATATAAAAGGGGTAATTTACAAGAAGCTGAGGACTTTTATGAACAATGTGTGCAATTAAATCGTGAAGTTGGAGATGCATTCTTAGATGTTGAGCTTTACATCGATTATTATTACTTAGCAAGAGATTTGAATGATGTTGAAAGAGGGATTACTTACCTTAATCAAAGCTTAGAGTTTGCAGAGAAAATTAAGGCAAAAGCCTTTATTAGCAATATCTGTTCTTTACTTGCAGAATGCTATGAAGACGTAGGAGATATAAATAAAACAATCTTCTATTATAAGAAGTTCCATAATCAAACAAAGGAAGTAACTAGATTAGAACAAGAAAGTAAGCTACGTGGTGTTGCCGTTCAGTTAAAAGCTGAAGAATCGCAACGGAAAAATAAAGCTTTTGAAATTTTAACCAAAGAACTAGAGCAAAAAACACAGGAGCTATCTAGGTCATACTCACAGATGAAGATTATCAGTGAAATTGGACAAAGTATTACTTCCACCTTAGATGTAAAGAAAGTCTTTAGAAGAATTTACGAAAGCATTAACAGCTTAATGGATGCTACTGTTTTAGGTATTGGTATTTACAACAAACAAAAAGAAGCTATAGAATACAAGCTTTACATTGAAGAAGGAGAAAACGCACCTGTTTTTGATATCCCTATTCGTAGTAAATCTAGCTGGGCAGTTTGGTGCTTTAAGAATAAGCAGGAAATTATGATAAATGATGTCGAACGTGAATATTCAAAATACTTAGAGGGAATGGCAAGTACCTTTGGTAAGATTAGATCATCGATTATCTTCTGTCCACTAATTTTAGAGGAAGAAATTATTGGTGTCGTTACGGTTCAGAGTAAAGAGAAGAATGCATATGACCAACACGCATTAGACTCAATTCGAGCCCTAGTTTCCTATATTGTTATCGCTCTTAACAATGCTGAAAAGTCGCAAAAGCTAGCTGAAGAAATTACAATTAGAAAACAATCTCAAGTCGAACTAGTGGAGTTAAATAATAAATTAATTAAAATCTCAGAACTTGATGGTCTTACTGAGATTGCAAACCGTCGAAGGTTTGATCAATTGTACATTGAAGAATGGGAACGCGCGAGAAGAGATCAATTACCATTGTCTGTTATTTTAATCGATGTAGATCAATTCAAAGAATACAACGATCATTATGGACATCAAGAAGGGGATCAAGTTCTATGCTCTGTTGCCAAGACATTAAAAAGTGTTCCGAAACGTCCAACAGATTTTGTAGCAAGATATGGTGGAGATGAGTTTGTGGCAGTCATTCCAAATACCGATATTGAAGGTGCAATAAAGGTAGCAGAAAATATGATCAAAAACATCGTCTCATTACAAATCAGTCATGAGTATTCTAAGGTAGCCAACTATATTACCTTAACGGTTGGAGCCTCAACAATCACTCCCCAATTGGGAATGGATCGAGAAGAGCTTCTTCGTATGGCGGATAAGGCCTTATATAGAGCAAAAGAAAATGGACGGAATCGAGTAGAGCATTTTGCTAGAGAAAATTAAAGACCGACTTAAAAACTTACCTGAATAGGTGAGTTTTTTTGTTTTTAGTAGTCTCACCAAACTAGGCATGTGTGCATAGACTAATCCAACTCTGTGCGAGAGAATAAAGGGGGACAACAAGTTGGAATTAACTCTAGCTCACTGGCTTTACGGTATAGTTACCTTCATTATTATATTGACAATGATTTTTAGAAAAGGGGTTGTATTACCGACCCTATTAGGAACGTTTTTAGTAGCAACGGTTTACAACCAAAGTATTGTCAGTGGTTTTACATCTGTTTTTAACGCAAATTTAACAGCGGCCCAGGAATTATTTAGTATTTTTCTAATCATTACCTTCATGGTAGCGCTGCTTCACTCGTTAAAAGATTTGGGTTCAGATAAGCAAATGATTACACCGATTCAAAGATTTATGACGAATGGGCATGTTGCCTATTTTATTCTTATTGGGATTACCTTCATCATCTCATTATTTTTCTGGCCAACGCCTGCAGTTCCTTTAATATGTGCACTTTTAGTTCCAGCAGCTGTAAGAGCAGGTCTACCTCTCATGGGCGCTGCTATGGCGGTAGCATTAGCGGGTCAAGGTATGGCGTTATCGTCTGACTATGTAATGCAAGTTGCCCCTGGTTTAAGTGCAAGATCGGCAGGACTTGATACGGCCCTTGTTGCTGATAAAGCATTAGTGTTATCACTGATTTCTGGTGGTGTTGCAATCCTGATTGCATACCTTACTATACGTAAGAAGATGCGAAAGCCCGATCATCCAATGATCGAAAAGGAACTAGCAGCAGTTCAAGGTAAGGAAAAAAAGGATCGAGAACCCTCAGAACCTACATCTAGATGGACGAAAGTGTTTGCTGTATTAGTGCCACTTTCAATGCTAGTCGTGATGATTTATATGATCTATACAAAGGCTAGCGGTGGTAGAATGGGAGGCTTCGAAGGTGGTGATGGTGCGGCATTTATTGGAGGTGTTGCAGTTCTTCTATTAGCACTTGCGACGATCACCTACAACAAAATGCAATCGTTAGAGCGAATTAGTGAGCATATCACAGATGGCTTTGTATTTGCCTTTAAAGCAATGGGGCCTGTTATACCGATTGCTGGCTTCTTCTTCCTTGGTAGTGGAGAATTCTCAGGAAGCATTCTCTCTATCGGTGAAGAAGCACCACCAGCTTTCTTATTCGACCTTGTTCAGTCAGCCCAAACATTCATACCAGAAAATGCAATATTGACAGCCTTTGGTATTTTAATAATTGGAATTATTACTGGTCTAGATGGGTCAGGTTTTTCCGGCCTTCCGTTAACAGGTGCTTTATCGAGTGCATTTGCCTCTAGTTCAGTAGACGCCTCAACATTAGCTGCAATTGGGCAGATGGGTTCAATTTGGACTGGTGGAGGGACATTAATCGCCTGGTCTTCACTTGTTGCAGTTGCAGGGCTTTGTGGAGTTTCTGTTATGGACTTGGTACGAAAAAACTTCTTCCCGGTAATTATAGGGTTAATTGTTTCAACAGTTGCTGCCTTACTAATATGGTAGGCTGAAATAATAAAAGAAAGGCAGGGGTAGTCCCTGGCCTTTCTTTTGTAGTTAGAGAGAGTTTGTTCTAACTAGTGGAGGTAGGTATAACAAATTAACGTGCCATTTGTTGTTGAGCCATTTGTACAAGGCGCTTAGTAATTTCTCCTCCAACAGAACCGTTGGCACGAGAAGTTGTGTCAGCTCCAAGTTGTACACCGAATTCCTGTGCAATTTCATACTTCATTTGGTCAAGAGCTTGTTGTGCACCAGGTACTACAAGCTGATTGCTGTTATTTGAGTTGTTGTTTCTCATCCTAATCGACCTCCTTTCGTATGTTGTGAGTTTAGAATATGTAGATAACAAGTTTCTATACGTTCATAGAAATATTTTTTGAGTGGTAAAAATTAGAAAGTTGTACAAGCCTTGATATTTATGAGATTGAGGCAATAATAATGTTGATAAAGAAATAATTTAGCAGATAAAAGTTTGTGAATGTAGACGAGCCTAAGGCAGTAATGGTATTGTTGAAATAAGTTTTTTGAATATTTAGCTTAAAGGAGTGTTGAGATGGGACAAATTGTTGAAATTGCTTATGCAAACTTATTGTCGCCAATGATCTTATTTTTTCTAATTGGTATTGTTGCTGTGTTAGTAAACTCGGACTTGAAAGTTCCATCTGCTTTTTATACTGGATACACCATGATCATACTTTTTACTATCGGTATTAAGGGCGGTGTAGAGCTGAGAAATGTATCTTTTATAGATATGTTACCAACAATCCTATCAGCTGTAGTACTAAGTGTTTTAATGCTTTTTGTTACGTATTTTCTTGTTTCTAAGATTTTTAAGTTTTCAATTACTGAATCTTGGGCACTTGCCGCTCACTACGGTTCTGTTAGTGCCGTAACATTTATCGCTGGCTTAGCTTTCCTTGAAAAAATCGAGGTGCATTACGAAGCTTACATGTCTGCTATTCTGGTAGTCATGGAGGGTCCTGCAATAATTCTAGCGATTATTTTTTATAAAATGTATTTGCAAAAACATGGAACAGAAACTAACAATCCTAATGCAAAATTAAGTCATGTTGTTAAAGAGGCATTTTTTGGGAAGAGTATTTTCTTATTGTTAGGTGGTATCTTTATTGGGCTAGTTGCTCATGCGGATGGTCTAACAAAAATAAAACCTTTATTCGGCGACTTGTTCTATGGTTTACTTTGTATCTTCTTGTTGCACATGGGAATGATTGCAACACAAAGTATCAAGAAAATCGAGAAGTTACGGTTAACATCTTTCTTATTTGCCTTTATCTTACCAATTTTTGGCGGAACGTTGGGAATTATTACAGGAAGCTTCATTGGTCTATCAATGGGAGGTGCATTTATCCTGGCAATATTAACAGGAAGTGCCTCATACATCGCAGCACCTGCAGCGGTTGAGCAAGCAATACCAAAAGCGAACTCAGGAATTTATTTAGGATCGGCTCTTGGTTTAACATTACCGTTTAATTTAATTGTTGGTATTCCTTATTTTTACTGGGTAGCTACACTATTTTATTAAGAAAGCTTGAGAATTTTCTCGAGCTTTTTTAGCGAAGTTCAATGAATTTCATAATTCATAAGTATCGCCATTACGTTACTAAATGTAGTTGCGCTAAAACATTCGCAACTACATTTAGTTTGATATGGCTCCATTAGGTAATTATGAAATTCATTCAGTTAGTAAAATTATATGATTAAGGCAAAAATATCTGGTGGCTTGGTGGATGACAAACTTTATTCGGAGGTAAATGATAATGGCTGAGATTAAATATGAAATTGAAGAAACCTTAGGTGAACTATCTGAGAGTGCAAAAGGCTGGAAGAAAGAGCTTAATTTAATAAGTTGGAACGGGCGACCGGCAAAGTTTGATTTACGCGAATGGGATCCTGAGCACAAGAAAATGGGCAAAGGCATAACGTTATCACGCGAAGAAATCGTTGCCTTAAAGGAAATTTTAAATAAAATTGATATATAACTTAGTGGTGAGGCAACTCACCATTTATTTTTTTATTATAATAGTCTAGATCATGAGGGGAATTAAACAGATATCTCTTAATTAATGTAAAGGTTATTCGTGATTAAGAGGGAATTAAACAGGATTTTCCTAAAAATGTAAAAGTTAGTCAAAAACAAGGGGTAATTAAACAGGATTCTCCTAAATAATGTAAAATTTAGTCAAAATCAAGAGTTAATTAAACAGAATTATCCTAAATAATGTAAAAGTCAGTCAAAAAAAAGAGTTAATTAAACAGGATTCTCCTAATTAATGTAAAAGTCAGTCAAAATCAAGAGGGTATTAAACAGGATTCTCCTAATTAATGTAAAAGTCAGTCAAAAAAAAGAGTTAATTAAGCAGTATTCTCCTAATAAATGTAAAAGTCAGTCAAAATAAAGAGGTAATTAAACAAGATTCTCCTAATTAATGTAAAAGTCAGTCAAAAAAAAGAGGGGATTAAACAGGATTCTCCTAATTAATGTAAAAGTCAGTCAAAATCAAGAGGGAATTAAACAAGTTTGTCCTAAATAATGTAAAATTTAGTCAAAATGAAGGGGTAATTAAACATTATTAAAGTTAGTCTAAAAAGTGGACACGTAAAAATGGATATAAAGTATAATACAAATATCATTTAAGAGGACGTGTTCACATGGGGAAACATTATGATCAGGAATATAAAGATTATGTAGCGAAACTAATAGTAGAAGAAGGTAGAAAAATTCGAGAACTGTCATATGAGTTAGAGATTTCCCATTCTACTGTTGGGAATTGGGTTAGAGACTTTAAACAAAGACGTAATACTAGTAGTTCAAAAGAAGAGTATATTACCCCAAAAGAGTTAGAAAAGTTAAAGAAACAACACGAGGCAGAACTCCAAAAATTGAAAGAGGAAAACGAAATATTAAAAAAGGCAATGCACATCTTCACGAAAAACCCCATGTAATCTATAACTTCATCTTTGCTCATAGAGATGAACATACTGTTGTGAAGATGTGCAAAGTACTTGGAGTTTCCACAAGTGGATTTTATAAGTGGGTAGATAAGCAGAATAGTAGTGTTCAATCTGAGAAGGAGACCTACAAAGAAGAAGTTAAACAAAAGATTAAAAAGTCTTATCATCTAAGCATGGGTACTTACGGAAGCCCTAGAGTTCATGATGATCTAGTTGAATGGGGATATACTATCTCAGAAAAAACAGTAGCCCGCCTGATGAAAGAAATGGGTCTAAGAGCTATACCTGAAGAAAAGTATGTCGTGACTACAGATTCTAATCATGATTTAAACGTCTACCCTGACCTGGTTAAGCGTCAATTTAATGTAGATGAACCCAATCGAGTATGGGTCTCTGATATTACCTACATTTGGACTCTAGAAGGCTGGGTTTATTTAGCCAGCATTATGGATCTGTTTTCTAGAAAAATAGTCGGCTGGAGAGCTGAAGCACATATGAAGAAAGAACTTACAATACAAGCCTTGAATATGGCTCTTGTATCCAGGCAGCCACAACCTACAGATCAATTAATTCATCATTCAGACCGGGGCTCTCAATACTGTTCCAATGGTTATATTGATCTGTTAAATAAGCATGAAATTCAAATTAGTATGAGTCGAAAAGGAGATCCTTATGACAATGCATGCATTGAATCCTTTCATGCAAGTTTGAAAAAAGATTTAGTTCATCGAAGACGATTTAAGACACGTAGTGAAGCAGTAAAGGCAATCAATCATTATATTGGTGGTTTTTATAATGAGAGAAGGAAACACTCAACTTTAGGGTATTGTTCTCCTAACCAATTTGAGAGAAAACATAGTCAAGTTGAGTGTAACTCTGTCTCATAAATGGTCCATTTGGTGTTAAAAGTGATTAGTCATGTTTTTGAGTAATCATTTTTAACACCCCACCAAACGAAGTGCGGTAGGTTACCGCCTAAAAAAGTTCCAATTATTTATGTCCACTTTCTTGACAGAACTCCATTA
The Anaerobacillus alkaliphilus DNA segment above includes these coding regions:
- a CDS encoding sodium-dependent bicarbonate transport family permease — protein: MGQIVEIAYANLLSPMILFFLIGIVAVLVNSDLKVPSAFYTGYTMIILFTIGIKGGVELRNVSFIDMLPTILSAVVLSVLMLFVTYFLVSKIFKFSITESWALAAHYGSVSAVTFIAGLAFLEKIEVHYEAYMSAILVVMEGPAIILAIIFYKMYLQKHGTETNNPNAKLSHVVKEAFFGKSIFLLLGGIFIGLVAHADGLTKIKPLFGDLFYGLLCIFLLHMGMIATQSIKKIEKLRLTSFLFAFILPIFGGTLGIITGSFIGLSMGGAFILAILTGSASYIAAPAAVEQAIPKANSGIYLGSALGLTLPFNLIVGIPYFYWVATLFY
- a CDS encoding transposase, producing the protein MGKHYDQEYKDYVAKLIVEEGRKIRELSYELEISHSTVGNWVRDFKQRRNTSSSKEEYITPKELEKLKKQHEAELQKLKEENEILKKAMHIFTKNPM
- a CDS encoding YdbC family protein, which produces MAEIKYEIEETLGELSESAKGWKKELNLISWNGRPAKFDLREWDPEHKKMGKGITLSREEIVALKEILNKIDI
- a CDS encoding IS3 family transposase; this translates as MYNFIFAHRDEHTVVKMCKVLGVSTSGFYKWVDKQNSSVQSEKETYKEEVKQKIKKSYHLSMGTYGSPRVHDDLVEWGYTISEKTVARLMKEMGLRAIPEEKYVVTTDSNHDLNVYPDLVKRQFNVDEPNRVWVSDITYIWTLEGWVYLASIMDLFSRKIVGWRAEAHMKKELTIQALNMALVSRQPQPTDQLIHHSDRGSQYCSNGYIDLLNKHEIQISMSRKGDPYDNACIESFHASLKKDLVHRRRFKTRSEAVKAINHYIGGFYNERRKHSTLGYCSPNQFERKHSQVECNSVS